A genome region from Mycolicibacterium litorale includes the following:
- the rfbD gene encoding dTDP-4-dehydrorhamnose reductase, whose product MPQRLVITGAGGMVGRILAAQARRQGRDALPLTSAECDITDPSAVARHVTAGDVVVNCAAYTDVDGAEADPERAHAVNGAGPGNLAAVCARVGAGLIHISTDYVFGGEFGGAPPRPYEIDDEPRPLSVYGRSKLAGERAALDALPETSVVRTAWVYEGADGSDFVAAMRRKALGGETVDVVADQTGSPTSAHDLVGALLEIADGRVRGPVLHAANSGEASRFDQARAVFEALGADPERVRPVGSDRFPRPARRPVYSALSGAASAARGLTPLRPWREALVAAVRGQR is encoded by the coding sequence ATGCCGCAACGTCTCGTGATCACCGGTGCCGGCGGCATGGTGGGGCGCATCCTCGCTGCTCAGGCGCGCCGGCAGGGTCGCGATGCGCTGCCGCTCACCTCCGCCGAGTGTGACATCACCGACCCGTCGGCGGTCGCGCGCCACGTCACCGCGGGCGACGTGGTGGTCAACTGCGCGGCCTACACCGACGTCGACGGCGCCGAAGCCGACCCGGAGCGGGCGCACGCGGTCAACGGCGCCGGGCCGGGGAATCTGGCCGCGGTCTGCGCGCGGGTCGGCGCGGGCCTGATCCACATCTCCACCGACTACGTCTTCGGCGGCGAATTCGGCGGCGCGCCACCGCGGCCGTACGAGATCGACGACGAGCCGAGGCCACTGAGCGTCTACGGCCGCAGCAAGCTCGCCGGTGAGCGGGCCGCGCTCGACGCGCTTCCCGAGACGTCTGTCGTGCGCACCGCGTGGGTCTACGAGGGCGCCGACGGGTCTGACTTCGTCGCGGCGATGCGCCGCAAAGCGCTCGGCGGCGAGACCGTCGACGTGGTCGCCGATCAGACCGGATCGCCGACCAGCGCCCACGACCTCGTCGGCGCGCTGCTCGAGATCGCCGACGGACGGGTGCGGGGCCCGGTGCTGCACGCGGCGAACAGCGGCGAGGCCAGCCGATTCGACCAGGCCCGCGCGGTGTTCGAAGCGCTCGGCGCCGATCCCGAGCGGGTGCGCCCGGTCGGCAGTGACCGGTTTCCCCGGCCGGCGCGACGGCCGGTGTACTCGGCGCTGTCGGGTGCGGCGTCCGCCGCGCGCGGGCTGACGCCGCTGCGCCCGTGGCGCGAGGCGCTCGTCGCGGCCGTTCGGGGGCAGCGGTGA